AAGTCGCCATCCTTCATGCCGGTGGCGCGCCACAGGGCGCGGGCGCCAGCCATGTTGCGGCCGTGGGTGGTGGTGCGGGAGCGGTATTGCGGCATGATGGGGTCCTTCCAAGGATGATTGATGCCTGACTGCGCGGATTTCCAGCAAAACCCTGCATGCAGTGGGGGTACGCCAGATTGCCTTGCGCGCGCCCCACTGTCAAATATATGATGCACGTGTCTGTGAGTCGTTTTGCATATCACAGCAATCAATCTGCATGGAAACGCATATGAACCTCGAACTGCGCCAGCTGCGCTATTTCGTCACCGTCGCCGAGGAGCTGCACTTCGGCCGCGCCGCCGCGCGCCTGCACATGACGCAGCCGCCCCTGTCGCAAACCATCATGGCCCTGGAAGAACAGCTGGGCGCCCCCCTGTTCGTGCGCACGCGCCGCGAAGTGCAGCTGACGCCGGCCGGCACGGCCCTGCTGCCCGAGGCGCGCCGGCTGCTGGCGCAGGCGCAAGACTTGCCCGCCCTGGTGCGCCGCGCCGCGCAGGGCGAGGCGGGCCGCCTGAGCCTGGCTTTTGTCTCGTCGGCCGACTACAGCGTGCTGCCGCCATTGCTGCGCGCGTATCGGACGGCCTATCCGCAGGTGCAGATCGCGCTGCAGGAAGCCACCTCGGACCTGCAGCTCGATGAACTGCTGGCCGGGCGCACGGATGCGGGCCTGCTGATCCCGCCCCTGCCCGAGAAGGCGAAAGGGGAGCTCGATTACCTGCCCGTGCTGGCCGAGCCGCTGGTGCTGGCCGCGCCGTCCGGCCTCGCCATCCTGAACACGCCGGGCGCCGTGCGCCTGCGCGACCTGCCGCCCCTGCCCCTGATTATTTTTCCGCGCGCGATCTCGCCCGCCCTGC
This window of the Janthinobacterium agaricidamnosum genome carries:
- a CDS encoding LysR family transcriptional regulator, translated to MNLELRQLRYFVTVAEELHFGRAAARLHMTQPPLSQTIMALEEQLGAPLFVRTRREVQLTPAGTALLPEARRLLAQAQDLPALVRRAAQGEAGRLSLAFVSSADYSVLPPLLRAYRTAYPQVQIALQEATSDLQLDELLAGRTDAGLLIPPLPEKAKGELDYLPVLAEPLVLAAPSGLAILNTPGAVRLRDLPPLPLIIFPRAISPALHDAILGVFRAAGITPQIGQEAIQMQTIVSLVSAGMGIALVPQSVSNLMRPGVEYRPLQDATPLVETGLAWRRDNPSAVLQGFLALLRKQISAAAD